Proteins co-encoded in one bacterium genomic window:
- a CDS encoding MerR family DNA-binding transcriptional regulator, producing the protein MSNINQITMKMLNTKQVAELLGVSTKTIYRMEEKGLIHSVRTPGGHRRFTKESIQNYLHKSREFVAPQNPSKYRKNLQLKDTDGNYNLFGETTVQQKTVTHNQFDKLEQIVSLNASYNHQQHYDKDVTHKQWVEEWDFKTHQTKTYTHGFHNYPAIFIPQVARKLILAFSQKGDLVCDIFCGSGTTLVESSILNRNSIGVELNPLAVLITKAKTTPIDPKVLLSKLKIIIRDYQKTTDIKLPKFYNIDFWFSKKVIEELAKLRHTIQSIPEENIRNFFLLPFSEVVRIASFTRHNEFKLFRSPDKLSDKFKPEILNEFTKLCEKNILGMKEYARDAFPQTNSRIIMGDATKDNGIPNNSVDFIITSPPYGDSRTTVAYGQFSRLSSQWLDLLPPNIKDIDKELMGGKNNVNLDNSILKRSTTLKYSVKSIADEDEKRAKDVLSFYIDLDKALKQAYKILKPQKYFCLIVGNRTVKEVLLKTDTIICELGEKIGFTSQGILYRNIPNKRMPSRNSPTNKAGKTAPTMLRESILLLKKL; encoded by the coding sequence ATGTCAAATATCAATCAAATTACTATGAAAATGTTAAACACCAAACAAGTAGCTGAACTATTAGGAGTTAGCACAAAAACTATTTACAGAATGGAAGAAAAGGGATTAATACATTCTGTCAGAACTCCAGGAGGGCATAGGCGGTTTACTAAAGAATCTATTCAAAATTATCTACATAAAAGCAGAGAATTTGTTGCACCACAGAATCCTAGTAAATATCGGAAAAATTTACAATTAAAAGATACTGATGGAAATTATAATTTATTCGGAGAAACAACTGTTCAGCAAAAAACAGTAACTCATAATCAATTTGATAAATTAGAGCAAATTGTTTCACTAAACGCTTCTTATAACCATCAACAACATTATGATAAAGACGTTACTCATAAACAATGGGTAGAGGAATGGGATTTTAAAACTCATCAAACCAAGACCTATACTCACGGTTTTCATAATTACCCGGCAATATTTATTCCCCAGGTCGCCCGTAAACTTATTTTAGCCTTTTCTCAAAAAGGAGATTTGGTTTGTGATATATTTTGCGGTTCAGGCACTACTTTAGTAGAAAGCAGTATTTTAAATCGAAATTCTATAGGTGTAGAACTTAACCCTTTAGCAGTATTAATAACCAAAGCTAAAACCACACCAATTGATCCTAAAGTATTACTTAGTAAGCTAAAAATTATTATCAGAGATTATCAAAAAACAACAGATATAAAATTACCAAAATTTTATAATATAGATTTTTGGTTTAGTAAAAAAGTTATAGAAGAATTAGCAAAATTACGACACACAATTCAATCTATCCCAGAAGAAAATATCCGCAATTTCTTCTTACTGCCTTTCAGCGAAGTTGTAAGAATCGCTTCTTTTACAAGGCATAATGAATTTAAGCTATTCCGTTCTCCTGACAAGCTATCGGATAAATTTAAACCAGAAATATTAAATGAATTTACCAAACTTTGCGAGAAGAACATTTTGGGAATGAAAGAATATGCTCGGGATGCTTTCCCTCAAACAAATTCACGTATTATTATGGGTGATGCAACGAAAGACAACGGTATTCCTAACAATTCTGTAGACTTTATCATCACTTCCCCGCCTTATGGAGATAGCCGCACTACAGTGGCTTACGGTCAATTTTCCAGACTATCGTCACAGTGGCTGGATTTACTTCCCCCGAATATTAAAGATATTGATAAGGAACTTATGGGCGGTAAAAACAATGTTAACCTTGATAACTCTATACTTAAACGCTCTACTACCTTAAAATATAGCGTAAAAAGCATTGCTGATGAAGACGAAAAAAGAGCAAAGGATGTTTTAAGTTTCTATATAGATTTAGACAAGGCGTTGAAACAGGCCTACAAAATACTGAAACCGCAAAAATACTTCTGTCTAATTGTCGGAAATCGCACAGTAAAAGAGGTACTTTTGAAAACCGATACGATTATTTGTGAGTTAGGGGAAAAGATTGGTTTTACTTCACAGGGGATTTTATATCGTAATATCCCGAACAAAAGAATGCCATCAAGAAACAGCCCCACCAATAAAGCTGGTAAAACTGCCCCTACTATGTTAAGAGAAAGTATTCTTCTGTTGAAAAAGTTATAA
- a CDS encoding DUF445 family protein, translating into MIVMIDNKTILTKLFIPIIGAFIGWITNVIAIWLLFRPYKRRFGIQGLLPKYQNDIAERLGKLLKQHLLDDETLINSIDLDEKITEFLDRKIETLNPFVKMVLKDLIGVNTISNFIKNNLQLEEELRKLPEMIQVDTIVSDKIKQFDLRQLETLVYGATSREIRFIKLTGAVLGFLIGLIQILLIKIL; encoded by the coding sequence ATGATTGTTATGATAGATAACAAGACGATATTAACTAAATTATTTATACCAATTATAGGTGCTTTTATAGGTTGGATTACAAACGTAATTGCTATTTGGCTACTTTTCCGCCCATATAAACGTAGATTTGGTATTCAAGGGTTACTACCTAAATACCAGAATGATATAGCTGAACGGTTAGGAAAACTATTAAAACAACATCTGCTCGACGATGAAACACTTATTAACTCCATAGACCTTGATGAAAAAATCACAGAGTTCCTTGATAGAAAAATAGAAACCCTTAACCCTTTTGTAAAAATGGTCTTAAAAGACCTGATAGGCGTAAACACAATATCAAATTTCATAAAAAACAACCTTCAACTTGAAGAAGAACTCCGTAAATTACCTGAAATGATACAGGTTGACACCATAGTTTCAGATAAAATCAAACAATTTGATTTAAGACAGTTAGAAACATTGGTTTATGGTGCTACAAGCAGAGAAATTAGGTTTATCAAACTGACAGGTGCTGTGCTGGGATTTTTAATTGGGTTAATACAAATACTTTTAATCAAGATTTTGTAA
- a CDS encoding MvaI/BcnI family restriction endonuclease, giving the protein MDLKKFTEKFIALKKKGFIPSTRKGPTGIGHTLETYLGLQENNIALPDLVEAEIKAHRSSSSNMITLFTFNRKVWQIPPLKVVKEYGSLDKNGRVGLYYTMSLKPNSAGLFLYVTNKDISVRHISGEVIAVWTLEKLTETFIRKIPALVFVSAFTEERDGREWFHFYRAQLLKGTSPELLANQFKAENILVDLRLHDKGTMARNHGTDFRTYKNKLPQLFMEIRDL; this is encoded by the coding sequence ATGGATTTGAAGAAATTTACAGAAAAATTTATAGCTTTAAAAAAGAAAGGGTTTATACCTTCTACTCGAAAGGGACCAACAGGAATAGGTCATACATTGGAAACATATCTTGGTTTACAGGAAAACAATATTGCTTTACCCGACCTTGTAGAAGCTGAGATTAAGGCACACAGAAGCAGTAGTAGCAATATGATAACCTTGTTCACTTTCAATCGGAAAGTTTGGCAAATACCACCATTAAAAGTGGTAAAAGAATATGGTAGTTTAGATAAGAATGGGCGTGTAGGTCTTTACTATACGATGTCCTTAAAACCGAATAGCGCTGGATTGTTTTTATATGTAACAAACAAGGATATATCTGTAAGGCATATTTCTGGAGAGGTAATAGCTGTATGGACACTGGAAAAATTGACAGAAACATTTATAAGAAAAATACCTGCGTTGGTTTTTGTATCTGCTTTTACTGAAGAACGGGACGGTAGAGAATGGTTTCATTTCTATCGTGCTCAGTTACTGAAGGGTACCTCTCCTGAATTATTGGCAAACCAATTCAAAGCAGAAAATATTCTGGTAGATTTGCGTTTGCACGACAAAGGTACAATGGCAAGAAATCATGGAACAGACTTTAGAACTTATAAAAACAAATTGCCACAACTTTTTATGGAAATAAGAGATTTATAG
- the thyX gene encoding FAD-dependent thymidylate synthase: MAQTQLHIELLDSSENALSLIYSACRQCYSPKFSGQILKEGLDNFEKMGTFVKQIVSSGHESPLEHVKFTFGIEGVSRALTHQLVRHRIASYSQQSQRYVGASDFDYVVPPSIAQDVDMKQEYVLIMEKIQEGYNSLLKMFEAKNIKGESAKQDARFVLPQGVETKIVLTMNCRELIHFFQQRCCSRAQWEIRNLAEEMLSICKQKLPEVFNSSGAKCVSLGYCPEGEKFTCGKYPLQKKN, encoded by the coding sequence ATGGCACAAACACAATTGCATATAGAATTATTGGACTCATCAGAGAACGCTCTTTCTTTAATTTATTCTGCTTGTCGTCAGTGTTATTCACCGAAATTTTCGGGGCAGATACTCAAAGAAGGGCTTGATAATTTTGAAAAGATGGGAACTTTTGTAAAACAGATTGTATCCTCTGGGCATGAAAGTCCGTTGGAGCACGTTAAATTTACTTTTGGGATAGAGGGAGTATCAAGGGCATTAACTCATCAACTGGTAAGGCATAGAATTGCATCCTATTCCCAGCAGAGTCAAAGGTATGTGGGAGCGTCTGATTTTGACTATGTGGTTCCTCCTTCAATAGCACAAGATGTTGATATGAAACAGGAATATGTTTTAATAATGGAGAAAATTCAAGAAGGGTACAATAGTCTTTTGAAAATGTTTGAAGCAAAAAACATAAAAGGCGAATCTGCTAAACAAGATGCACGTTTTGTTTTACCACAAGGTGTTGAAACCAAAATAGTATTAACAATGAATTGTCGAGAATTGATACATTTTTTTCAACAACGTTGCTGCAGTCGGGCACAATGGGAAATAAGAAATCTTGCAGAGGAGATGTTGTCTATATGTAAGCAAAAACTACCAGAGGTATTTAATAGTTCTGGAGCAAAGTGTGTATCTTTGGGTTATTGCCCGGAAGGGGAAAAGTTTACTTGTGGGAAATATCCTTTACAGAAGAAAAATTAA
- a CDS encoding YIP1 family protein, translating into MAKIRWAKMVDDTKTFFTDPVELYKNLEQEGGYLESLVYFIIMVFIVYLFFILSSTFFHTPLFAISIGIFILFIPLTLISFFVSTVILHIIWGALGSNENFDTSMRCNASFAPLLPACVLFSFIPFLGRWVGIVAYLFVLYFYVIFASVYVHKIEEEKAKKSFLTVFIILAVLRITGLAKSEIMVRRQKKQSQDMIRQMEENYQKQMEEYERQLKEQQRMYEKYQGESEEI; encoded by the coding sequence ATGGCTAAAATACGGTGGGCTAAAATGGTAGATGATACTAAAACGTTTTTTACCGACCCTGTTGAGTTATACAAAAACCTTGAACAAGAAGGTGGTTATTTAGAATCTCTTGTCTATTTTATTATAATGGTTTTTATTGTATATCTGTTTTTTATTTTATCTTCAACATTTTTTCACACCCCACTGTTTGCAATAAGTATTGGTATATTTATTCTTTTTATCCCACTTACATTAATATCTTTTTTTGTTTCTACCGTTATTTTACATATTATATGGGGTGCCCTTGGTTCAAATGAGAATTTTGATACTTCTATGAGATGTAACGCTTCTTTTGCCCCACTTCTTCCTGCATGCGTATTGTTTAGTTTTATCCCTTTTTTGGGTAGATGGGTAGGAATTGTTGCTTACCTGTTTGTTTTATATTTTTACGTAATTTTTGCAAGCGTTTATGTCCATAAAATTGAGGAGGAAAAGGCAAAAAAATCTTTCTTGACTGTTTTTATAATTCTTGCTGTTTTAAGAATTACTGGGTTAGCAAAAAGTGAAATCATGGTTAGGCGTCAAAAAAAACAATCACAGGATATGATTAGGCAGATGGAAGAGAATTATCAGAAGCAGATGGAGGAATACGAAAGACAGCTTAAGGAACAACAACGGATGTATGAAAAATATCAGGGAGAATCGGAGGAGATTTAA